Part of the Fusarium musae strain F31 chromosome 3, whole genome shotgun sequence genome, TAATGGCCACTGTCGGCACAAATCGCCCCAGTGGCTacgaccaccaccacaatcacaatcacagtCACCACCAGAACCCCCTCCAAGCCGATGACGAGTTTTCGCTACGACATATGATGGATGCCGAACCAACGGGCCCCAACGACGGGAGGGATATTCTCAGTGGGAGTAAATCAATACCAGCGGCGGGAGCTGGGGGTAGCAATAATGGAGTTGTTGATATCACAGCGACGCAGAAGATGGTGTCGGCCATGTCGGGCAGTTTATTAACATCATTACTTGGTAGGTatctctcttcatcctccatcaGACTTATGCTAACCAGTGTTGCACAGTTACGCCCCTCGATGTCGTTCGCGTGCGACTTCAGTCGCAAAAGGCTCCTCGATCGACCGTAGATTTCTCTAAACTCGCAATCACTACCACCTCGCTCTCCCCCGCCCAAACCGCCGAACTCGGTATCACATCCTGCTGCCGCgaggtcttcttctctggtGGCAACGCCGAATTCTGTCTCGCTGCGCCTAGGATAGACGGTATCGTCGCGCCTCCAGCACCCGCCGAATGTGCCGTTGAAGAGGTACAGCGCCGAACCTTTAGCTCTACTTTTGACGGTCTGCGAAAGATTGCCCGCAATGAGGGCGTTACGACTCTCTGGCGAGGACTATCGCCCACGCTTGTCATGGCGGTCCCCTCgaatattatttactttaccgGTTACGATTATTTGCGATTTAACCCGAAGAGTCCATTTTCGCATTTCTCTGATACCTCGGCACCTCTGACTGCCGGCTCAGCTGCCCGTGTGCTAGCAGCCACCGCTGTGAGCCCGATCGAACTTGTCAAGACGCGAATGCAGGCCGCTCATGGCGCATCGACGACAAATCACCTTATGGAGGCTTTCGAGAGTGTGAAGGAGATGGTGGGAACACATGGATACACTGCATTATGGAGAGGCTTGACATTGACCCTGTGGCGAGATGTTCCTTTCTCAGGTCTTTACTGGTGGGGATACGAGTCGATACGATCACGACTGACAGATTATCGTGAGCAACGCCATGGTCACTTATTGCCATTGGAGGAGGACCTGTCCGAAGCAAGGAGACGATCCCAAGTCCAGGAGAACCACACCGAAACCTTTGTGGATGCCTTCACAGCTGGTGCTCTGTCCGGAGCTTTCGCATCTTTCGTCACCACACCTTTCGACGTCGGAAAAACACGAACACAGATCTACCAAAACAGTTCCAAAAAGGCCAAGCAAAGCAGCGCCAGCGCAGTAGCAGCCCCCGAGGAGCGCAGTATGGTACGCCTCCTCTGGCACATCTTCAAGACCGAAGGAGCCTCAGGACTATGGAAGGGATGGATCCCACGAACCCTCAAGGTTGCTCCAGCATGCGCCATCATGATCAGCAGCTATGAGGTCGGCAAGCGAGCGTTCCGCGGAGTCAACGAGCGACATCTTCACAGCTCCAACGACCGTTCGTGATGAAAACGAACAGAATGAATAGGATGGAAAAAGGAAATACCCCCAAAACGACGGAGAGGAAATAGATGAATTTGGCGTTATAGGGGAGGAGGTGAAACAAGAACTCTTCTCCTTGGAACTGGCAATTGCTGTTGCGATTGGTTTTCTCGGTTTCTTGATGATAGACGGAGCACTGTACCAAATATGAGCGATAGATAATAATTGTAAAATATATGTAAGATCAGATATGTTAGCACTATGAGTTGTCCCTATTTTGGCGTGACGGTTCATAGTATAGTGCCACAAAGTCCTCCAGGTGACTTCCGATTCTATGAAAACATTAGACGTAAGATATGAAGAAGTATATGAAGATCATCGACATGGAATTGATTTCTTGCGAGTTTTAATTTCTGGGCATCTGAGCCCAGAGTTGGGCAATATTCAGTTATCGAGGCCGCCATTCACAACGAAAAGTGGGACTTTGAAGACTTCAATCTTCAACATTTGGGTCTCAATATCACCGGACTTGAACGAATAACtgcttaagtataatagtgATCAATTTGAAATTTCGAGGTACGATTAAATAAGATAGTACCTTCACCATTCAGTCCTCAGGCCGTCACGCTTAACAACACTTTGAACTCATCAAATTCTTCACATACCATCCACAAACTCACTAACACTCGTCATAGCAATCATGTACACACTCAACTGCGCCGACGGCCTCTCCCTCGGCAGAGATGTATACGCCCTCGACATATACAGGACATCCGTTGGTCTCGCATCTATCTCATCAGACCAGTTTCTCTCTGTTCTCGACCCGACTCGTCTCTCTGCAGGTCCTCAGCGTCGTCTGCCCACTCAGCACGGCAACTTGACCACATTGCAAGTGTTTGATAGCAATGCTTCGATTGTGTGTACTGCTGGTGAGAACGGAACTGTTGGTGTGTGGGATTTGAGACAGGGTGCGAATGTTGTGCAGTTTCAAGGTGAGTGACggatttaaataaagtaattggTAGGAGAGTTGCTGATTGTGAGTGTAGCTAGCCAAGCTCCTATTCTATCTATGGCTTGTAGTCTTGACACACAGACTATTGCCGTAGGAACAGAACTCCAAAACCACacagcatccatccatctctgGTAAGCACCCTCCCCTCTACGCCAAGTTCCTCTCTAACAACCCCAGGGACGTccgctcaacaccatcatccaAAGCACACTACCAAGAAGTCCACAGTGACGACGTAACAGACCTATCCTTCAACCCCTCCAACCcagctcttctcctctccggCTCAACAGACGGTCTCGTCAACGTGTACGACACCCGGGTTGCAGATGAGGACGATCTCACAGTACAGACCTGCAACGTCGACGCTTCTATTCACCGCGCCGCATGGCTTTCAGCGACAGAAGTAGCTGCTCTCTCCCACGATGAGCGCTGTGCTCTCTACGATGTTAGCGAGGAGCGCGCAAACGGCGATGCCGTACAGGACTTTGGCGATATGAGATCTGTTCTGGGATGTCAGTACGTCGCTGATATTACGCCCAAAATGGACGGCAGCGGGGCTATTCTCGGTGCTGGAGCTCAAGAGTAAGACTACACTCCCCCTTTTTGTGAAATTGATGTTAACGTTGTGTAGTAAACAAGGATTTGAGCTTGTCTTCCTTGCTAAGAACCCCAATGGCGAGGGATGGGCGCTGGATCGGGAGAACAGTGTTGGCTTGCCTGGTGCTCATGGGGAGGAGATTGTGAGGtctttctgtttctttgacGAGGCCCATGTGGTGTATACTGctggtgaagatggaaaTGTGAAGGCTTGGAGGCCCAACTAAggagagaagctgaagataaaACGAATAAACAATGGAGCGATCAACGTATGCGCTATGGCTGTGCTTCTGACATATCCTGGCTGAGGATGTTATTGGGAAATCATAGGTTTGTCCCAGTTTATTCATAAGTAGCGCCGAATAATGAAGGAATAGTATCTTCTGTTCAAGATGCAATAtcattatatattatttgaTGCGAGTCTCTGGCTGCATAAGTTTCGACCAAAGCACACTTTGTCTGTTTTCACATACGAGCAGTAGCCATCGACCCAGCCATCCGAACCCGCCTAGGCGATTTGTGAATTCGTGAATGCTAAGCCTGCTGTTGATGGCCTTTGTTAAGACAAGGCGTTAGCCGAAAGTACCAGGAACCGTACGCATCAATACTAACCGCAACCTCTGATGTGAGTCGCCTATATCCCCTATCCCCATATTGCCTTCTTCCATGAATTTTGTACCCTCAACTAAACTTATCATGCTTGCTCTTCACTTTGATCTCCAACAACGCCTCATGATAATCGCCCtccctcctcgccctcttcaacctcctaacctcatcctcatccaacCTCCTCcccgccgcctcctccaacTCCCTCCGACTAATCTTCGCCAacgccttctcctccttcgacGCGCGCAGCTTGGGCTTGAACCGCGCCTGCATTCTTATCCTGAACGTCGTGTCGAACGAGATGTCGTCTGCGTCGCCGCGCACGTCTACGGCTTTGGAAGAGGCTTTGCTGGGTGCTTTTATGGTGAGGAATGTGTCGCGCAGGGTTTGCAGTTGGAAAGTTCCGGGTGTGTCGCCGGTGGGGATCACGTTGAAGGATTCGAGGGGGGATACGGCTTCGGAGGTTGCTGAGAGGAGGCCGATCTTGTCGCAGGAGAGGTATCTGTGTTGCGCATTAGCTACAGGGCATAGTTGTAGATGAGGGGGTTAACTTACCTTCCGTGATGGCCCTTGAAGCGAAAGCTCTCTGTTCCAGCAACGCGATTCGCAACCCAGACTTGACGCACATCATGCGGTTCCGCCGTGGAAGGATTCCCATCAACGATATTCTCAATCGGAATCGTAAACACCTTTCCCGTCGTATCACACGCCAACGCCGAAGGCTCATCCGTCGGTAGAACAATCATGATCGGCCCAACAACATCAGTCGCTGCCTCAGCAGAAACCCAACTGTCGTCATTCTCTGCCTCTTCGCCCGTCTTCTGCAACTGCCCAGCTTCGTCGTCTACGCCATCGCGTTGGGATTTCTCGGGGTCTGttcgcttgcgcttcttgaccttcttgtcgCCTTTAAATGTCAATGGCTTGACCATGATCGGATATTCGAGGTTTAGCTTGATGAtgtaggtagttagttacAGGGAGATTTGAGGGCCGACGGTCAACGCCGGGATACGGCGAGCTCCACTACGAGAACTGAACTGTTCGGGAAGGTGATTGGTTATGTAATCGGTTATCCCCCGCAACTCATGGTAACCTCTgtaagagaaaaaagaaataaaaagataggaATAATTCCCTGACTCCATTTATTTTTTATCTGTCGCATAAGCTAAGTCATTGTTTGTTGTATCTCGATCAAAATGGTtgcccaagctcaagctgtCTCTGTGTCTCTTCAGGACCTCAAGGATGGTACGTACCTCTTACATTCATGATAAGGTAGCGCCGCTGTCATGATGAATCTCCTTCGCCCTATAAAACAGCAGTCTCATAACTCATAGGCAACATTCCTTTTGAAACCCTCAAAGAAGCCTTTGGTCCTGATTCTCTCGGAATTCTCGTCGTAAAAGACGTTCCCAAAGAGTTCCCCGAACTTAGACACCAAGCTCTCTCCTACGCTTCGTATCTCGGCAACCTCCCCAAGGAAGAACTTGGTAAGTTGTCATGATACTATGAAACAGCCCTCACTAACACAAGTCAAGAGAAACTTGAGAACGCCAGAGCTAAATATCTAACTGGCTGGTCCCTCGGAAAAGAAACTCTCAAAAATGGTCAAGTCGATACCTTCAAGGGCTCATACTACGCCAACTGCGCATTCTACATAGACCCTTCTCTCGAATGCGCCAAGCCAACTGAAGAGTTCTCCATTGACACATTCCCCGAATATCTCGCCCCCAATGTATGGCCACCAGAGAATGTCCTTCCGGGCTTCAAGCCCTCCGTCACCTCGCTATGCCGCCTCATCATTGACGTAGCTGTCCTTGTCGCACGTGCTTGCGATCGCTTCGCGCAAGAGGATATCCCAGGTTATCCCGCTGGATACCTAGAGCACGTTGTCAGCACTtccagcaccaccaaggcCCGTCTGCTGCACTACTACCCTCAAGAAAACGACCCTGCTGCCAATGgcggtgatgaggatgattggTGTGCTACGCATCTGGACCATGGATGCTTGACTGGTCTTACATCAGCCATGTTTATCGACGAGCACAAGACAAGTCCCGCGGTACCAGAAGTTACAAACTTGAATGGTGCTTCTCTTGCACCCCTTGATGAGCTTCCCTCATCCCCTGATCCTTCAGCTGGTCTTTACATCAAGTCTCGTACAGGCGAGACTGTTCAAGTCAAGATTCCTCGGGATTGCATTGCTTTCCAGACTGGCGAAGCTCTGGAGCGTATTACTGCCGGCCGATTCAAGGCTGTGCCTCACTTTGTCAGGGGCGTGAGAGCTAGTGTTAGTGATGGAAAGATTGCCCGTAACACGTTGGCGGTGTTTACTCAGCCTAACTTGGGTGAAGAGGTGGATATCAAGCAGCACCTCACTTTTGGAGAGTTTGCTAGGGGTATTGTTGATAAGAATACTGTGTCATGACAGCTTGATATATACAGAAATACAAACTTTGACGGTGCAATTTCAAGTCACGTCTTGTTGGCTTGAGAGAATAACTATTCTTGTGAGGTGTTTAAATGAGTGTGTATTTTAAGCTCAATCCAAAACAGTCCTAACAGCCTACACAATGTGGCATATAGCAACatgtttgttttcttttttgtaGCATACATATAAGGATGGTGATTTGTACTGCACGACCCTACTTAGATATCACTCTAGTAGGGTAAAAAGGGCAGCGCGGTCATTGAAACGAAAGCATAAACTTAGCAGCGATGATAATGTGTCCGGCTTTGCAGTAAACCAATTACTATCAGCCAAGAAGAGAAGTGAAGAGAATAGGCCTGGACCAATGTATGCAGAAATGATTGATAAAATTACCAAGAATTCATCCATACAACTGGCAGAAACCAGATCATAAATGATCGTATCCTAATATCGCATTCCTGAAGCATCAAGCATGCAGGTCAGGTTTGAGTGAAGCACTCGGCGGATTAAGCCCAAGCACCCACGAGACTCATAAAGAAAGCCCCGAAGAACACCAAAAGGCAAGCGTAGATACGCTTACGGCCGCGGAGGAATCGCCAGCTCTCGTCACTGAGGAAGTCCTgggaaagaagctcaaccagCGAGGCAAAGGTGAGGAGTCCAGCCGAAATGGCATTCATGACGCCAACGACAATGAGTCCAGTTTCGGAGTTGGGGCTGTAGAGTGTGTGGGTAGCAAGGCCGATAGCTTGTCCCAGAGGAGTGCTGATGCTCATGTTAGTGGATGATATGGGACGGGTGATAGCTTCAATACTTACGTGCATCCATAGGCGAGAGCCATGAACCAAGGCTGCATCTTGCCCTGAGGCCACTTGATAGAAGCGATTCGAGAGCCGAGAGCCAATCCTTCAAAGGTTTCTGTAATCGTGTTAGTCCACGTCCAAAGCGATGACCATTGTATGTAGACTTACGGTGAAAGACAATGGCAATGAGCAGAATAATGAATTCGTTGCCAATCGAAACGCTAAGCGCCATCCCAATGAAGACACTGTGGAAGAGAATACCAAGCTCGAGCAAGACGCACTGGAGAAGCTCCTTAcgttgctgctgctctggGGTCAAGCTTGGCATCTGTACAGCCTCGAGGCTCGTCTCCTCGAGGTTCTTTCTTCCAGATTGGGCGTTGTCGTCATCTTcgcaagcttcttcctccaagTTCTCCAATCGCTCATCTCTGCTGTTCAGGACAGAAAGCCCCTGGCCAATGCTGGAGGATCGTCCACGAATAGGTCCCATATCCCGAATGGGGAGCATGCCGGTGCCTCCCATGCACCCGCCACTGTTAGAGTTGCCAACAATGCAGGCATCGCTATCGGCTCCTGACGTGACCTCAGCGGGCGAAACATGGCGAGACGGGTGAAAGACCATCTCAATAACAGTGACGAGGAAAATGGCAGCAAGAGCAATGGCACCAGGCATGGCAGGGTAGTCCTGGTTCCAGAAGCTGCTCAGGCAAGGGTCCCCGAGAGAGATGAAAGCAGTGGGGAGCAAATGGACAAAAGCCGTCGCAATCAGCACACCAGTGCCGAAATGGCGTACAGCGAAGAAGAAACGAGTCGGAATCCTCAGACCTGGGAACTTGGTAGCCATGATGGGGAAAGCACAAGCAAGCGTCGAAACGCACAGGATGATGAACAAGGCTCCAACATGGAGAGGAGTGTTGTATTCAGCCTTGTTGACACCTCCAGTCTCGCAGGTGCTTCGCTTGCGGAGAGGCGAGACCTGAAGAGGAGTCGACTCATGGGCCTTGGGGGCTGAAGTCATGGCAGCAGGCGCAGAGGCAGGGGAGTTCCAGGATGAGATGATCGTCGAGACAACAAGAACAGAGAGGACCCAGACGGTCCAGCTCCAGATGTGCGAGGCACATGACGAGAGGGTGCCTCGATGAAGACGGATTtggtcatcaccaccatctaCCGTCTTGAGATACGAGGACAGTCCTGGGTATGTGAGTTAGTATTGGGAATGAAACTGAGATGTGGATTATGACAAGGGATAATCATGAGATTTTTCAGACATACCCGAGATACGGGACAGTCGTCCCGCATCCTTCTCAGAGCCCAGGAAGGGCTCTGTAGGATGATTCCCCGCTTGATTACTTTCATCGTGCGAATTTAATAGACTTCCACTCGTGCCTCCACTTCCGTCATCCtggccagcatcaacatgcTCGCGCAGGTTCGAGATGCCATTGAGATCCTGGCGCGTGGTGTTCATGGCTGCCAAGGGAGAAGGAGCTTGATTCCAAGTCAAGCGCTGATAGAAAGATTCATCTGCTTTAGAAAGGCAAATCATCTTGTCGGACCTTTCGGTGATTGGATTGATGAGTTCAGCCCTAActttgttgaagaggatCGTTTGATAGAAGAGGCTGTTTGAAAAGGTGCCAGTAAAGTTTGTTTGTCGTCACGGGCAAAAAGGCCACGAATACAAGGTCTTGGCCGATTACAGTCAAACAGAGTATCTTCGATGTTGGACAATTGCAGTGAATACGTTACAATATGGGAGAGGTTAAGGAATTGGAATTGGAATTGGAATTGATGCGATGACGGAGATATAAGAGAATAGAGTTATCGCGTAGTGTACTACTTTAAATCTAATGTAACCACCAGGTTGGCAGACAAAAGGGTTAAAGGCACCTGGATAAGCAGAACACAGCCGCTAAAACTCCACTCACCTGCTTCAGAAACTGGGGGAGGTGGCATCCATGACATCCCAGATCAGGTAAGGACagactttttttcttttcttttcttgtctGGTCTTAGTCTTGGGAACTCGATATCCCCGGCTTCGCCCGCGTGACCAGCAGCCCAAGACTTTGACTCAGTCTGTCTTGATTGGCTCGTGCCTCGAGATACACGGGTCAATACGGAAAACCACGAGTATTTCCTTGTACTTTGTCCCTCGTCCCCCGCAATGTCTCTCTCCTCCGTTGGGTCCCGGTCATCGGCCGGAAGAAGCTTGCGAGCGGGCGGCTCAAGAGCTCGGGAGACCTCCGTACTGTAGCTACCTATGATCCATGAATAACAGAATATCCACAAACTATTGATCACTTGATCACAAGACAATCTCAGCTTCTACCCATGAAAAGGTAGAAAAGTCTAGATTTTCTCTTTACCCCACAGGAATACGATCGAATACGCTTCATCGAACCAAGCCAAACACCGGCTGAGAATTACAGCCCTCCCCGTCTTGGCACGCCATGTCTATGCCGTATAACTTGCATGGCAACCGGTGAATCGAGGTGAAAGCCGAAGGGTCCAATAGCTTGAAGCTATCACTAGCAAGCATGTCTTGTCACTGGTGAGAGAAATAACTCCCTGCAGCTCGACCGCAATCACATGCGGTAAACTTCCGGAGGAGAAATGAGGCCCAAAGTGACGATGAGACTGCCAATTGTTACATCGATGATGCGTCTGGTCTTGTGTCTGTTCCCACCCATATATTCCTGGTCTGCTATGATCGACAAGAGTTCTTGGctgttgtgcttgtgctgtgAATCAATCAGCACTGTAGAACAAGCATACTTTAAGCTTGATCACCGTGATTGGATTCGAAAAGAAGACGAGAATAATGACCAAGACATCAAGGTAAGAAAGTTTGACGATATGGGTCTTATCTAGGATCATATACGAAACGGAGCCGCGATTACATAAGACGTGATGCGATGATGCTGCGTAATtgcatcatccttcttcacaTGAATACAACCTCATTTATACTTTGTGATAACCTCAAGAACACAGCATCTCTTCTCCCAACTCACCTAAATCAACATCTCAGGTACTTCAAACATGGCTCTCCCTCCTAAATTCGCCGGGCAGAAGCTCCAGTTCGCTCACCCTCCCGCCTCCGACTCAGCCGTGGCTCACACAACTCACACGCTCGAGTTCTACCTCGACTACTGCTGTCCCTTCTCCGCCAAGATCTTCCGCACCCTGCAAAACGACGTGATCCCCGCCATCAAGGCCAACCCAGCCTGGGCATCCAGCCTCACATTTATCTTCCGCCAGCAGATCCAGCCATGGCACCCTTCCTCCACGCTCATGCACGAAGCTGCCCTTGCTGTTCTCCGTCTTGCGCCCGAGAAGTTCTGGGAGTTTAGCGCTGTGCTGTTTGACGAGCAGCAGGATTACTTTGATGTCAATGTTGTGAATGAGAAGAGAAATGATACGTATCGTCGTTTGGCGAAGGTTGCGGCCAAGGTTGGCGTTGATGCGGACAAGGTGTTTGATCTGCTTGTGATCTCTGACAAGCCTGGTGATGATGGGGCGCTGAATGCGGGTAACAAGGTCACCAACGATGTCAAGgtcatcaccaagatgaATCGTTTGATCGGTGTGCATGTTACTCCTACTGCTGTGTTTGACGGTGTTGTGCAGGATGTCAGCTCTGGATGGACAAAGGAGCAGTGGATTGAATGGCTGCACAAAAATGTTGTTTGACTCGAATCAGAGAATCAGAGACACAAGAGTCATAAGCTCTAAATAGAATGAATGAATTCATGATAACTATAGACAATTGAAGCTCTCGCCAGAATATTCCGAGTTGGTCATTATATGGTGTTAAAACGGCCACTACCCTGTATAAATCTTTTCAACTCAGCGCGTCTCCCCACTACCATCAGTTTTTGACATCGTTCTCATGAGCCTTTCATTGAAGCCATAACTCACATCAATCACAATGCGTCAATTAAGAATGATAATACCAATGCTACGGCCATCTCAATTGGCCAGCATTACCCGTCAATCAACGCCTCTTCAATCCTCAGCCCTTCCGCGAAGCTTTCGTCGCTCGCTACAAAAATCTCTACAAGCTCAAGTGAGATGCTACGCCAAACCTACGGCCAAGAAGCCCGttaagcttgaagatgagcttAAGCGACAAGCTAGAGCTGCTTCCAAAGATGGCAAGGAATTCGGTAGGTTCAATCGCGAGATGGATAGAAGGATGGTCACTGATGCTGCTTAGAACTTCCTGAGAAACTCATCATATATCATGCTGGCACAGGTCGCATCACATTCATGGCCATGCTCAAAATCACAACGCTCTTCATCGGCGCTTTCTTTTGCTGTATCGTAGCACCAAGCTACATCAAAGCTGAAAAGCCCGAGCTCCTCACCGCAGGCGGTATGTGCTATCTCATCTCTCACAGCAAACCACAAACTAATAACACCAAGTCGTCCTATGCGGCATCATCCCCGTCCTGTTCGTCACCTACATAACCTCCCCCTTCGTAACCCACATCCACGTCCACCTCCCCCCCTACGCCCGAACATCACGCCCCATCCTAGAgcgcttcatcaagaacctccCTCCCACAACGCCCCTCACCCTGACCACCATGAGCGCCATCTCCAAGCCTCGCTACAGCAGCATGCACGCCGGTGATCTGAGCCCTGTGCGACGCCGCCTCGGCCTCATCAACTACGTCCGTGACACAAAGGACGAGAACGCCAGGCGCAAGTGGTATATGTTCCGTGCCGTCGGCAAGTTCTACGTGCAGGACAAGAGGCCGCAGACGCGGGTCCGGTAtcagaagaagacggatAAGGTCGATGGTTGGATCTGGGATGTCATCAAGGAGCGCATTGACAATAGGGCGTTGAAAGCTGCGTCACCTTATAAGGGGAATGTCTCGATTTGAACCGTTTGTCCGGTTCTGTGCCACCATGTATGTATGATATAGAGGAGAAACGGGAATGCTCTTCGGTTCGCTCGTTGTTAGTATCACAAGCCTAGTCTCGTAAAGAAACAGACAACATGGCCCAATGGATTGATGAATAGGTAACGCGGGAACGATTGCTTTGGAGCAACAGGCTTAATCTCCATGAGGAAGACTAATATATATGAGGTTGACCCTTGCTCTGATCGACGTCCAATGGCAAGTCTGGTTCATCAACTCAAGACTT contains:
- a CDS encoding hypothetical protein (EggNog:ENOG41~BUSCO:EOG09262JAT), producing MATVGTNRPSGYDHHHNHNHSHHQNPLQADDEFSLRHMMDAEPTGPNDGRDILSGSKSIPAAGAGGSNNGVVDITATQKMVSAMSGSLLTSLLVTPLDVVRVRLQSQKAPRSTVDFSKLAITTTSLSPAQTAELGITSCCREVFFSGGNAEFCLAAPRIDGIVAPPAPAECAVEEVQRRTFSSTFDGLRKIARNEGVTTLWRGLSPTLVMAVPSNIIYFTGYDYLRFNPKSPFSHFSDTSAPLTAGSAARVLAATAVSPIELVKTRMQAAHGASTTNHLMEAFESVKEMVGTHGYTALWRGLTLTLWRDVPFSGLYWWGYESIRSRLTDYREQRHGHLLPLEEDLSEARRRSQVQENHTETFVDAFTAGALSGAFASFVTTPFDVGKTRTQIYQNSSKKAKQSSASAVAAPEERSMVRLLWHIFKTEGASGLWKGWIPRTLKVAPACAIMISSYEVGKRAFRGVNERHLHSSNDRS
- a CDS encoding hypothetical protein (EggNog:ENOG41); amino-acid sequence: MVKPLTFKGDKKVKKRKRTDPEKSQRDGVDDEAGQLQKTGEEAENDDSWVSAEAATDVVGPIMIVLPTDEPSALACDTTGKVFTIPIENIVDGNPSTAEPHDVRQVWVANRVAGTESFRFKGHHGRYLSCDKIGLLSATSEAVSPLESFNVIPTGDTPGTFQLQTLRDTFLTIKAPSKASSKAVDVRGDADDISFDTTFRIRMQARFKPKLRASKEEKALAKISRRELEEAAGRRLDEDEVRRLKRARREGDYHEALLEIKVKSKHDKFS
- a CDS encoding hypothetical protein (EggNog:ENOG41); protein product: MVAQAQAVSVSLQDLKDGNIPFETLKEAFGPDSLGILVVKDVPKEFPELRHQALSYASYLGNLPKEELEKLENARAKYLTGWSLGKETLKNGQVDTFKGSYYANCAFYIDPSLECAKPTEEFSIDTFPEYLAPNVWPPENVLPGFKPSVTSLCRLIIDVAVLVARACDRFAQEDIPGYPAGYLEHVVSTSSTTKARLLHYYPQENDPAANGGDEDDWCATHLDHGCLTGLTSAMFIDEHKTSPAVPEVTNLNGASLAPLDELPSSPDPSAGLYIKSRTGETVQVKIPRDCIAFQTGEALERITAGRFKAVPHFVRGVRASVSDGKIARNTLAVFTQPNLGEEVDIKQHLTFGEFARGIVDKNTVS
- a CDS encoding hypothetical protein (EggNog:ENOG41), yielding MNTTRQDLNGISNLREHVDAGQDDGSGGTSGSLLNSHDESNQAGNHPTEPFLGSEKDAGRLSRISGLSSYLKTVDGGDDQIRLHRGTLSSCASHIWSWTVWVLSVLVVSTIISSWNSPASAPAAMTSAPKAHESTPLQVSPLRKRSTCETGGVNKAEYNTPLHVGALFIILCVSTLACAFPIMATKFPGLRIPTRFFFAVRHFGTGVLIATAFVHLLPTAFISLGDPCLSSFWNQDYPAMPGAIALAAIFLVTVIEMVFHPSRHVSPAEVTSGADSDACIVGNSNSGGCMGGTGMLPIRDMGPIRGRSSSIGQGLSVLNSRDERLENLEEEACEDDDNAQSGRKNLEETSLEAVQMPSLTPEQQQRKELLQCVLLELGILFHSVFIGMALSVSIGNEFIILLIAIVFHQTFEGLALGSRIASIKWPQGKMQPWFMALAYGCTTPLGQAIGLATHTLYSPNSETGLIVVGVMNAISAGLLTFASLVELLSQDFLSDESWRFLRGRKRIYACLLVFFGAFFMSLVGAWA
- a CDS encoding hypothetical protein (EggNog:ENOG41), which encodes MRQLRMIIPMLRPSQLASITRQSTPLQSSALPRSFRRSLQKSLQAQVRCYAKPTAKKPVKLEDELKRQARAASKDGKEFELPEKLIIYHAGTGRITFMAMLKITTLFIGAFFCCIVAPSYIKAEKPELLTAGVVLCGIIPVLFVTYITSPFVTHIHVHLPPYARTSRPILERFIKNLPPTTPLTLTTMSAISKPRYSSMHAGDLSPVRRRLGLINYVRDTKDENARRKWYMFRAVGKFYVQDKRPQTRVRYQKKTDKVDGWIWDVIKERIDNRALKAASPYKGNVSI